In a single window of the Octopus sinensis linkage group LG1, ASM634580v1, whole genome shotgun sequence genome:
- the LOC115217433 gene encoding anaphase-promoting complex subunit CDC26-like has translation MLRRNPTRIELKLEDIKEYEAMKNERLKQNAQKMSVDAVGEQCSSSSTGALPGTCSGDTTPGSKTKAQFIREIQERIGYDPKPQLGTSRIRTPIHN, from the coding sequence ATGCTGCGCCGTAACCCGACCCGGATTGAATTGAAACTGGAAGACATCAAAGAATACGAAGCGATGAAGAACGAGAGGCTGAAGCAGAATGCGCAGAAGATGTCCGTGGATGCGGTCGGGGAGCAGTGTTCGTCGTCGTCGACGGGAGCCCTGCCAGGAACATGCAGCGGGGACACGACACCCGGCAGCAAAACGAAGGCCCAGTTTATTCGCGAGATTCAAGAACGAATTGGTTACGACCCCAAACCTCAGCTGGGAACGTCTCGGATTCGAACCCCGATCCACAACTGA